One window of the Seriola aureovittata isolate HTS-2021-v1 ecotype China chromosome 22, ASM2101889v1, whole genome shotgun sequence genome contains the following:
- the LOC130163284 gene encoding small lysine-rich protein 1 isoform X1, whose amino-acid sequence MTTDINIWGIAVLVEAIQLPLTTVPSPELPPKSRKSRSHSSRPAKTTGSPKTPKKRSSSAKSTKTDVDILSPAAMENIYYIAHNAVDCLEFRGFGWPHSNKKKKKKKGTKRKKKK is encoded by the exons ATGACAACAGACATAAACATATGGGGTATTGCTGTCCTAGTTGAAGCCATTCAGTTGCCACTTACAACAGTGCCAAGTCCAGAGCTG ccACCCAAATCCAGGAAATCAAGGTCCCACAGTTCTAGGCCTGCCAAGACGACTGGGAGTCCAAAAACACCCAAAAAGAGGTCCTCTAGTGCCAAATCCACCAAGACAGATGTGGACATCCTCAGCCCAGCAGCCATGGAGAATATCTACTACATTGCTCATAATGCGGTGGACTGTCTGGAGTTCAGAGGCTTTGGGTGGCCACactcaaacaaaaagaagaaaaagaaaaagggaacaaaaagaaaaaagaaaaagtaa
- the LOC130163284 gene encoding small lysine-rich protein 1 isoform X2, with amino-acid sequence MPPKSRKSRSHSSRPAKTTGSPKTPKKRSSSAKSTKTDVDILSPAAMENIYYIAHNAVDCLEFRGFGWPHSNKKKKKKKGTKRKKKK; translated from the exons ATG ccACCCAAATCCAGGAAATCAAGGTCCCACAGTTCTAGGCCTGCCAAGACGACTGGGAGTCCAAAAACACCCAAAAAGAGGTCCTCTAGTGCCAAATCCACCAAGACAGATGTGGACATCCTCAGCCCAGCAGCCATGGAGAATATCTACTACATTGCTCATAATGCGGTGGACTGTCTGGAGTTCAGAGGCTTTGGGTGGCCACactcaaacaaaaagaagaaaaagaaaaagggaacaaaaagaaaaaagaaaaagtaa
- the stmp1 gene encoding short transmembrane mitochondrial protein 1: MLQFLAGFTLGNVVGMYLAQNYDVPNIAKKIEAFKKDVEAKKKPPE; encoded by the exons ATGCTACAGTTCCTG GCTGGCTTCACCCTGGGGAATGTTGTGGGGATGTACCTCGCTCAAAACTATGAT GTCCCTAACATAGCCAAGAAAATTGAAGCTTTTAAGAAAGATGTGGAGGCCAAGAAGAAGCCCCCAGAGTGA